CCAACTCCTTTACAAGCTCAATGTCGTTGACCACATTTCCTCTGACCTTTACGGAGAGGACAACACCGGTCTCCTTTATCTTCTTCACGAATTCGGTGAGCCTGGGTATGTCTTTTAACAATGCCTGTCCTGCACCTATGGAGGTCATTTCCTCCTGGCGGCAGTGGGCATCCAGCTCCAGAATGGCCCCTGCATCTTTTGCAATTCTAGCTGCCTTGACCAATGGTTCCGGATCGGTACTTCTCACATTCACGGCAACTGAAGGTCCGCTACCTACAGCATTGATTTCCTGTTCTATATGTTCGAAAGGATCGTCTGAGACAAACTCTTCCCTTCCCCTTGCTACCATGTCAGCTGCAGCCTGCTGTGTTTTCTCATCAAGGTTATATCCTCCGAGTATCACAAGCCCTGCATCGGCTGCATGCTTATTAGCAAAATCACTATCTGTTATACCTCCCATTGGGGCTAGTGCAATGGGATTTTTAAAATTGACATATCCTGCTTTAAGATTAAAAAGATCATCAGACACACTTTCACCTCAGGTCTGTGTTTTCTATTTTAGCTATGTGTGCTGCTCAATACTGGTTGGTCCGATATTAATATAACGCTGCGGTATATTCTCACCGGTATTGAAAGTGGGATCGGGGTTTAAGGTCAGGGCAGCTTTATACTGCTATACTCAAGAACTAAATACTATCAAAGCACACATTTAAAATAACCATTGATTCACAATGGATACAAAAGTGGAGGTTAATTATGAATTGTATTGTATGCGGAGCTGAAAGTAATACAAGATATTGTAACGATTGCGGAAAGGTTATGGACGAACTTATCAGGAGAGTGGGTGAGGAGCGCTGGGCTGCTATGGATGACTGCTCTTACATCTATCCCATGGTTCTGAGGGTTGCAAGGGGGGAGCTTACGGTAAATGACATCATCCAGGCAATGGAAGTCGAGGATTAAAGACTTCCGGCAATTATTATTTTTAAAAAAGTAAAAAAGAAAAAGTAAGCAGGGCTTACTTATCCATCGAGTATTTCTTCTGCAACGTCTCTGTAGGCGTCCATCACGTAAGATATGCCTGATACCTTTGCGGCTTCCTCTGTAAGCGCCATAAGGTCCTTACGCTGAAGTGTCGGAAGGCTGAACCTTCTGGAACCTGCCATGAGCTGCTGGAGTCCGACCCTTGTCTTTTCGGCATATGAGTGGATACCTATGGCACCAAGTGGAATATCCTTGATGTCGTTGCCATAGCGTTCTTCGAGTTCCTCGTAGTGAACAAAGATCTCTTCAGGCCTGTGTCCGAATTCGGATACTGTCTTTGGAAGGTTGCCTTCTTCAAGCCACTTGCCAATATTCTTACCAACCATGCCCGGAATCATAAGGCCCCGGCCCATACATACTGCCTTGAAGTAAGGTGAACCCATTGCAAGTACCTTGTAGATACCGTCCTCACTTGAGAAACCTCCTGCCATTGCAAGGTCAGGTACTCTCTTACCCTTTGATTTGAGCTTCTCTGCGAACTCGTATACCAGTGACTGGAGATAGAATGTCGGAGTTCCCCATTCTTCCATCATCGGCCATGGGCTCATACCGGTACCTCCCGGTGCACCGTCGTATGTCAGAAGATCGATCTTAGCATCTGAACTGTATTTGATTGCCATTGCAGTCTCTGCCATGGAGTATGCACCGGTCTTCAGGGTAATACGCTTGAAACCGAGGTCTCTGAGTCTGTCACATTCCTCATGGAATCCTTCTTCAGTGACAAAGCCGAGTCTTGAGTGTCTTTCGAATTCCCTGATGGCGCCCATCTTGAATGCTTCCTGTACGGCTGCAAGTTCAGGATCAGGTGTAACGATGTAACCTCTCTTCTTGAGCTCGATCGCACGGTCCAGGTCGCTTACTTTTATCTCTCCGCCAATACACTTTGCACCCTGTCCCCATTTCAGCTCAATGGTGTCCATTTCGTGCTTGCTGGAAAGGTATTCAGCAACACCGAGTTTTGTGTCCTCGACGTTCATCTGGACTAACATCTCACCGTAGCCGTCATAGAACTTCTTGTAAAGCTCGATCCTGCGATCCATTTCCGGTGATTCTGTCACCAGGCCGTCGCTTCCCCTCTTAAGTCCGGGGTCGATACCGCATACGTTCTCACCACAAACGATTGTGACACCGGCAATAGCCGCACCGATTGCGAAGTGTTCCCAGTTCTTCCTTGCGATATCTGTGGAACCGAGTGCTCCGGTAAAGATCGGTACTCTCATCTTTACCTTCTTATCCCAGCCGTACTCGGTTTCAGTACTGACGTTCGGGAATCTTGCGGTTTCGGGACTTGGTTCCATATCCTCTGGCATACCCTCGGCGCCGACAGCATATCCCTGAATGTTGATGTGGGAATAGTCTATGGGGTAGTTCTTGTCAGCACCGGCTGTGACCTCACCAAAAGGTCCGGGGTACAGAACTTCACGTCCTCTGAATGAAGACTTGAAAATTTCACAGTTTCCACGGCATCCGTCCACACAACGTGTACAGATACCTGACATTGGTACAACGCTCTTTGACCTGTTAAAGGTCTTCGTAGCTTCATTTGCATTTGGTTGCCTAAGATTTACCATGCATATTCACTTCCTCTATTTTAAAATACTATTTTTAGGCCGGTCTTCCTACTTCCGGCCTCTTCCTAAATTAGGCTAGCAATAGTAGGCTAGCGGTTGGCTTCAAGATATATTTATATTTTTTTGTTTTCCCCTCTTTTTGGCTTGTCCAATGGTGTATAAGGAAGCCGTTTTCTTGTTTTAGCTAATAAACTTTATTCCGGAAGTCGGAAATCGGCTGTAAATTACTATATATATTTTATTGTTGATTTTATTTGATAGTCTTTACAACAGCAAATAATTGATTTTCATTAAACTTCCATTTCTGGCCAAAAACAAAGTCCCCTCATATATGAACATCAATGGTTTGTTTTAAATAAGACATTGCAGGTATTTGCTTCATGATCCAGGACATTCTGATTCCTTTTTTGTTGGTAGGTCTTGCTGAACTGGGTGACAAGACCCAGCTTGCGGTGCTGATCCTGTCCACAAAAACCCGGAAATACCTGTCTTTGCTTGCAGGTGTTATGCTGGCATTCGTCCTGACAGACGGACTAGCCATATTACTTGGAAGTTTCATTAGCGAAAGGGTTCCCATGGAGTATGTGAGAATAGGTGCTGGACTGATATTCATATTGTTTGGTATTATCACTCTGGTTAAAAGGGATGAAGAGGACGATGAAGGCTCTTATGAGTTGAAAAGTCCATTTGTTTCCGGATTTGCTCTGATACTTGTTGCCGAGATGGGAGACAAGACCCAGCTTGCCTCTGCCCTGTTTGCCACGCAGTATGAACCGATCCTGGTTTTCATAGGTGTGGTCTTTGCTCTGTTTATACTCTCAGCTGCTGCCATCTTCCTTGGAAAACTGATAATGGAGAGGATCAATAAAAGAACCATATCCCTTGTGGCAGGTGCTTTGTTCATACTGATAGGTGTATCTTTCCTGTTGTAGTCCGACGATATCGCGGAATAACCGGTACCTAAACAAGATTAATAAACCATTAGCAGTTATTTTAAGACAGGGAGGTTTTATCATAGTTCATATACTAAAATGCAGGGATCTCGGGTTCAATGATGATTTCATTGTTGTAGATAACGATCCTGTAAAAGTAAAAGAAAAAATGAAAGAGCATATTCTGGATAAACACAAGGATGAGTTCGGGGAACTTTCTGATTTCCACAAAGAAGAAATTATGTCCAAAATGGACTTCCTGCTTACACGTGGCTGTGGCTGCGGTGTATTAAAACTCTGATATCCTGTCTTCTATTTTTCTCTCTTTTTCATCCTGTGCCTGGCTACAATATAAAATCCTGCCAGAGCTGGTGGAATAAAGACCAAAACGGCTGTACCGATCGTGTCGATTTTAAGATTATGCGTATTCTCCGACTGCAGATATTCTGTGGTTGGTCCTGCCATAAATTCTGCAAACATTATCAGTAGAATTATTGTAAGAAGAATAACGCCTGCCAGAAGATATCGCTTATACAGCATACAGTACCACCTTCCTGTAAGGTTTAATCTGTTTCTTTATAAATTTTCTGTCTTACGGTTTCGTTGGTTTTTGTGTGATATCCATGATTATTTTATCAGCTATGCAGACGGCTTATGCGAAACATATATACGTTATGCAGGATTATGCTCAATTTCATGAGAGAGGAAGGACGGCTGCCGGGCCTTATGGCCTGAGGAAAGTCTCCCCACCATTTAAACACACGAGTGCCTGTAAAGGGCACCGGGCGAGAGTCCGGGCAGTTGCGTTGCAACTCATGCAGTTTTTCTGCGTGCTGGCACAGAAACGATACCGTACCATGTTAATGCTGTGATGCTGAGAGGCTGAGGTCGCATGGATTGCGGATGGAACGGCGAATCCTCGTGGGTGCAAGTCGAAAAGGATTGATCTTTGATCATCCGGGTTTATGACGCTTAGCCGAATGCCGTCAATGCAACTCTTCGGAGCGCATCTCCTGCCAGGCAGATAGATGTATTGCATTAACAGAAGGGAGCTTACTCTCCTCACTCATATCAAGCTTTTCGGGATATATTTTTAAGAAGCCATCCGGGCCTGAAGTTGAAGATCAACCACTTGAGGTACTCTTTGTAAGTTAACCTGAAGGCTGCGACCTCAAGGAAGCGGTCAATGATAGCTTCTTCACTTGTGAATATCTTGAAGGATATTTCCGGGAAATTGTGCATCATCTTTGCGAAGACAAGTGAATACTTCAGATGCTCTCCGAATTCTAAGTCACACCTTTTTTCGTATTCTCTGAGATGTGTAAGATCTTTATTGCCTGTGTGCAATGTTTCTGATATAACCTCTGCTGCGATCTGTCCGGACCTTATGGCATATGCAAGTCCTTCTCCACTGAATGCGTCTACAAAGCCCGCTGCATCACCACTAAGCAGGATCCTCTGATCTGTGATCTTTCTTTTGTAGCCACCACATGGTATCACATGGCCATTGAACCTGTATTTCTCTTTAAACCCGTTGTCCTCAAGATATTCCCGCATGGCACTGTTAGGATCTGACAAAAGACTTGCAAGTCCTCCGATCCCCACTGAATAATAATTATCGTGCGGGAATATCCATCCGTATCCCATGCCCGCAACTCCGAACCTCATTTCAATACTGTCACGGATGTAATTGTCTATCCTTTCGTTCTCTTCTTCGACTTCCGTGACTATGCAGACTCCATATTCTTTTTTGCTGTCCTTTCTGCGGACGATATTCTTAAGGGTACCCTGCGATCCTGTCGCTATTATGACGAATCTGGATTCGTATGATGAGTTTTTAGTTTTGACCTGAACATAGTCATCCTCATTTGATATGGAGATGACCTTTTCACCCTGAAGGATCTCTATACCTGATTCCTGAGCCTTAGAAAGCAAAAAATTATCAAGCTTGCTACGTGTGATCGTCACAGCTATGCGATAGTCCTTGTAGCGCTCGATAACCCGGTCCCTGAAGCAGATCCTGGCTCCGTATAGTTCTTTTTCGATCAGTTCGTCAGGGAACTCAAAATCAAAGTGTGATATCGCATGGTCCGAAAGTGCTCCTCCGCATGGTTTGTATCGTGGGAATATTTCTTTTTCTAGAAGCAGTGTCTTCAGTCCTGCTCTTCCTGCGATCCTTCCTGCTGCAGAGCCTGCAGGGCCGCCACCTACAATAATCAGGTCATACATCAGTTTCACCGGTTGTAGAACTTTCGATTTACATCAAACATTTCAAGTGTTTCTAGAAGCTCACTGTATTCAACTTCTGTGTTAAAACACCCGTCGTTCAGCATGGGGACACCGTATGTGACAATATTCTTTCCTTTGAGCCCCATCATTACTTTATTTAGCTCGTAGTCGCAGGCGATCAGAAGGGCACCTTCATATTTTCCATCCTTGATTATATGTTTGACAAAGGAAGAGCCTGTAACGATATAGAGCTTGTAGCCGTACTTTTCCGCATCTTCCTTAAGCCTGGTGAAAACACATTTTCCACAGGAAACACACTGTATTCCGGATTTGGTCGAGGATGCCGGACAATCAAGGAAACGCATACAGTGGGGGGCTATTATCATCCTTGTTCTTGTTTTAGCAAACTTGTTCCTATGGGCGATATTTTTCAGGGAAACCATCCACTTATCAAGTTTCCTGGTATCGGATAATCTGAAGAAAAAGAACTTTACCGGAAGATAGAATAAGTCAAGAACTTCTGCGAAGAACCCTGCAAGCCAGACATTGTGATTGAAACTCATCCTGCTTACAGCCAGGGATACACTTGCCAGCAATACGGATACTACGGAAAGTACAAGTATGGCCTCTCCAAGAAGACTATACATCACATTCCTCCATTTTCCTTATGACCTCGTCTACATCGACCTTTGTATCAAAGCATCCGTCCTGGATCAGTGCAACTCCCTGAACCACCATAAACGGTGATGCACCCTGCATGGATTCTGTGAGTTCCGGATAGCATGCCACACCTATACAGCTCTCAGGCCTTTGAGTTTTGATTATCTTCTTAACGAAACTGCCTCCGGGTATGATATAGACGTCAAATTCATGTTCCTTTGCAGCTTCATGGATTCTGCTGATATCACACAGGCCGCACATCTTGCACTCGTATCCCTTGATCGGATCACAACGTGCCTTACAGTTGGGATGACGCATGCACTGTGGCAGGAAAATTGCGCGATTACCTTTGGTTTTTTTGAATTTATCTATCATGACGGCATTGCGCACTTCCACCAGTATCTCATCCACTATAGCATCATTAATGAAAAATACCCTGCATATTATTTTAGCAGGTCCGTAGAAAAGGTATAACACAAAGAGAGTGAAATTCGGGAACAGTATCTTACGCTTCTTGTAGCTGTAGGCGCCCAGTACCAGTGCCAGCAGTATTCCTGCTATAACAAGCAGGGAGATGATTATGAATACTTTTCCAAGAAAATCATAAGGTATGGTCATGAGCACATAAAATTAGGCTTAAAAATATATCTAGATTATCGCTAAAAAGTCAAAAATGGCAAAGTGAATAATCACTCTGCCTATGCGTTCGTAATCATTCAGGTGCGTCACTGAGGTCAATTCCCATTGCCTCAGCAGCGAGAACTACAACGTCCTCAACTTCAAGATCCTTTGCGCCAACTGCATCTCTTCCGTCACTGAGGTTCCTTTTACAGAACGGGCAGGCGCTTGACAGAAGGTCAGCCTCTGTTGCAAGTGCATCGTCAACACGTGTTGATGCGACTCCCAGTGCAAGGTCAGGAATACCTGCTTTCACACCACCGCCGGCTCCACAGCAGCGCTGGTTCTCTTCGATCCTTTCCATTTCGACAAACTCGATACCTGGAATTGCTTCAAGAACAGCCCTTGGTGGCTCGAAGACACCTACGTGGCGGCCAAGGTGACATGGGTCATGGTATGTGACCTTCTTGTCGATGGACTTCTCCCATTTGATATCTCCCTTCTCTATAAGGCCCTGCAGGTACTCTGTGATATGCATTACCTTGAATGGGAGCTCCTTCCCTGTGAGTCTTGGCCAGTCGATAAGTGATGCCCTGAAACAACCTGCACATGCGTAGAGTACGATCTTTGCACCCTTTGCCTTGATGTTGTCGATGTTCTTCTGGGCATTGACCTTTGCAGTGTCATTGATGAAGTACTGTCCGGTCCTGATAAGTGCTGATCCACAGCAGATCTCGTCTTCACCGAGCATTGTGAACTTGATGTCGAGCTTGTTGAGAAGACGTGTTGTTGCAAGTGCAAGTTTTCGCTGCTTGAGCTCTGCGGTACATCCTCCGAAGTAAAGGATCTCAGCTTCATCCTCGACCTTTACATCTTCAGGGAACCAGTTGACCCTGTTTGCATTGTCTTCCATGTAAGGGTTCTTGTATTCTCCGATGAGCTTGAGGAAAGCACTCTGCTTGCCGAATGGTCCGTTTCCACGCTTTACAAGATTTGCACGCATGGATTCCCATAGCTCAACTGTATTGATCGCGGACTCACATACTGTTGCACACATTCCGCATGTGGTACAACCATATACGTCGTCCTTGAATTCTTCCATCTCTTCTTCCGATATCTCTTTTGGTCCGAAGAGTCTGGCTCTTAAGCCATAGGACTTGTTCATGAACTCTCTCCATCTGAGGATCTTGTCCCTTGGTGCAAGACCAGGGTCCTCTCCGGAAGCATCGTAGGTTGGACACCAGTTCACACATTCGCCACAGCGGCTGCATGAATCAAGTTCCATTAACTGAACAGCTGTAAAGTTTTCTGTATTAATTGAAGGTTCGCGCTTAGCCATTATTATTCTCCTCCTTTATTTGCAAGGAGTGCAAGCGGTATTGCTATCATGTGTATGTATTTACTGAAGGGTATGTATGCTATACAGAACAGCAGTGAAATAACCACGTGGAACAGTGCTGCAGGTGGTGCATACTCGATTGGCATGTCAAATCCCCAGAATCTTCCGGTCCTGATTCCGTCTGCAACAAATCCTGTTATCGTGATAACTGTAAGGCCTATAAGAAGGATTGAGTCGTATGCTATGGTTGCTTCTCTTACCTTTGTCATGAAAAGCCTTCTGTATATTGCTATTACGATACCTACAAGCAGTATGTAACTGAATACATCATTTGGTACTGCGAGTAACTCTCTGAATACAACAGGTTCGAGGAATTCAGGCAGTGAATGTGCATATCCTACCTCCTCACCTATCAGGAATATCATTTCAACGAGGAACATCGCAAGTGAGAGTGCAAAGAGTGCCATCCATCCAAAGAATATGGTGAAGTGCATAAACCATCTGAGCGGGCTTCTTTTTAATATCCTTCTCTGGAATAGAATATCCAGGAAGAACGTTTCCAGCACAGATTGATTATGGATATGTGCATGTTCGCTCATCTGATATGCGAGCATCTTGGGGAACGCAAAAATACTGCCAGAGGGTTCAAGACCGTATCCGGTGGAACCCATTCCCCATTTTTTCAGATTTATATACATTCCAATAAGGAAAATACCAATTGACAGGTTAGCCAGTATCATAACCTGTACGAAAGTAAGTCTCAGGGCATCAGAAATGCCAGCAAAGTACTCCATACTCATTTTTACCTTTCTCCTGATATATCATCACAAAATATAATTACCATCTTAAAGAATCAAAATCCATTTTTACCTATGAGTAACCGCTTTGGTTTGCATGATTGTAGTATCGATATTATTTAAAGATTTGCATCGAAAATATCTGCATCAGGGGACTCGATGCTCAAAAAACTTTCCAGGCAATAAATTCCTACCTGCTTAAATAAATAGTATCCTGACATCTGGTGTATCAAAGATGGCACAGATTATATTATAATCACCTCCTAATAATTCAGCTTAAAAACTTAAGGAATATTCTCATGGATCTAAAAGTAGTACTCGTTGAACCTCTGTACCAGGGTAATGTAGGTTCTGTGGCCCGTGCAATGAAGAACTTCGGTTTTTCCGATCTTGTGCTCGTAAACCCATGCAAACCGGAAGTTGAGGCCAGGGCGATGTCATCCCATGCCTGGGATCTGCTTCAGAATGCGACTGTTGTTTCCTCACTTGAGGGTGCCATAGAGGATTCCAGTATTGTTATAGGTACCACCGGTATTACAGGTCTTAAGTTCGACGAACATCTGAGAATCCCTCCATTCTCACCACGTGAGGTCAGGGAACGGCTATCCGGAATGGATGGTAATGTTGCAGTACTTTTTGGCAGGGAGGATCAGGGCTTTAGCAGGGAGGAGCTAAGCCTTTGTGACATGATAATGACCATTCCCACGTCCGAGGTCTACCCGGTCATGAACCTGTCACATGCGGTTGCGGTTGTACTATATGAATTGAGTGAGCTGACAACCGGTGATCTGCCGCTTGCGGATGCCTTTGATGTACGCCTGCTGCATGAGCACATTGCAGAGCTTCTGGATGACATAGATTACCCCGAACATAAAAAGGAAAAGACAAGGCTCATGATCAAGAGAATATTCGGAAGGGCCTGTCTGCTTGAACGTGAAGTGCAAACCCTGAGGGGAATACTGAGAAAGATACAGCAGCACATCCGTGAATAATCTTTGACACTCAATGATGTTTCGAAATATTCATATTGTTTCAGGTGCATCTTGCAAACCTGCCGGATTCTGTCCGGTGTACATAATGCTTTAACCGAAATTCTGCGTAAATTCTTGTGTAAAAATGACCGAAGGTAAGTGGGACGAAAAGTTCAGAACTTTTCTTAAAAAGTATTACTGGGATAATATTCTCCAGCTTGCAAACGACTATCCTGACCAGCGTAGTCTGTATGTTGATTTTTCCGATCTTGAAATATTTGACAGGGAACTGGCGGATGAACTTCTTTTTCATCCCGATGATGTCATTCCGTCTGCTGATAATGCACTCCAGGATATAGACCTCCCTGTTGAGAAATCGCTGGAAGATGCAAGGGTTCGTTTTGTGAAGATTCCGAATAAAATACCAAATCGTGATCTTAGAAGTAAACATCTTCTGCAACTGGTGGCCATTGACGGTATGATAAGAAAAGCCACAGAGGTTCGCCCTAAGATCCTCAATGCAGCTTTTAAGTGCATGCGTTGTGAACATATCACCATGCTTCCTCAAACTGAGCTCAAGTTTGTGGAACCCATGGAATGTGAGGAAGAAACCTGTGGTAGAAAAGGTCCTTTCAAAATAATGATCAACCAGTCTCTTTTTATCGATGCACAGAAACTGCAGGTTCAGGAATCGCCAGAGAACCTTAAAGGTGGCTCACAGCCGCAGAGTCTTGACGTGGATGTTGAGGACGACCTTGCAGGGATAGTAAAACCCGGTGATCGTGTGATCATCAACGGAATTCTCCGGTCCCACCAGAGGACTACAAGGGAGGGAAAATCACCTTTCTATGACCTTGTCCTGCACGCCAACTCAATCGAATATGTGGATCAGGAGTTCGATGAACTCGCGATATCACCGGAGGATGAGGAAGAGATACTCGCACTCAGCAACAATCCTGAGATCTACAATAAGGTGATCAAATCCATTGCACCTTCCATTTACGGCTACGAGGATGTAAAAGAGGCACTTTCCCTTCAGCTCTTCTCAGGTGTTCCAAAACACCTGCCGGATGGTTCCAGGGTGCGTGGGGATATTCATATGCTGTTCGTGGGAGATCCGGGTGTTGCTAAGAGTCAGTTGCTACGCTATATGGTAAAACTTGCACCAAGGGGTGTTTTTGCATCAGGAAAAAGTGCATCTTCGAGCGGTCTTACCGCAGCGGCTGTCAGGGACGATCTCGGAGACGGGCGCTGGACCCTGGAAGCAGGTGCTCTTGTGATGGCAGATATGGGTATAGCTTCCATTGACGAGATGGACAAGATGAGTTCCGAGGATAAGAGTGCACTTCACGAAGCAATGGAACAGCAGACCATTTCCGTGGCAAAGGCAGGTATCATTGCCACGTTGAAATCCCGCTGTGCACTTCTGGGAGCTGCAAACCCCAAGTACGGGCGGTTTGACAGGTATGAAGGTATAGCCCAGCAGATAAGCATGCCTCCGGCACTAATGTCGAGATTTGATATGATCTTCGTGTTGCTGGATACTCCCAACGAGGACATGGACTCAAGGATTGCCAGGCACATTCTTAAATCCCATTACGCAGGCGAACTTTCCGAGCAGCGTAAGAATATAATGTCAAGTGAGATCACCCAGGATCAGGTAGATGAACATATGGAGGTAGTCAAGCCTGACATCGATCCCGACCTTTTGCGCAAATACGTTGCATATGCCCGGAGGAACATCTATCCTGTAATGGAGGATGATGCCCGTGATCACCTTGTCAAGTTCTACATGGACCTGCGTAAAATGGGTGAGGGTAAAGATTCACCCGTTCCGGTAACAGCCCGTCAGCTTGAAGCACTGGTCAGGCTTGCGGAGGCAAGTGCAAGGCTTCGGCTCAGTAACGTGGCCACTATGGATGATGCCAAGAGGACGACCAGGATAGTATATGCATGCCTTAAACAGGTTGGAGTTGACCCTGATACCGGTGTAATGGATGTTGATATTATCGCCTCGGGCACTACCAAGAGCCAGAGGGATAAGATAAAGTTGATTAAAGAAGTAATCAAAACGGTTGGTGAAAGGCACCCCGGAGGCAAAGCCCCTCTTGAGGAAGTCTATGCTGAAGCACAGGCACAGCAGATAGACAAAGAACATGCTGAAGAGCTTATTTCCAAGATGCGCCGCACAGGTGATCTGCTCAAGCCAGATAAAGACCATGTAAAAGTAGTATAATAGATGTGATTTGATGTATCTTAAAATACATAGATC
The window above is part of the Methanolobus zinderi genome. Proteins encoded here:
- a CDS encoding minichromosome maintenance protein MCM, which codes for MTEGKWDEKFRTFLKKYYWDNILQLANDYPDQRSLYVDFSDLEIFDRELADELLFHPDDVIPSADNALQDIDLPVEKSLEDARVRFVKIPNKIPNRDLRSKHLLQLVAIDGMIRKATEVRPKILNAAFKCMRCEHITMLPQTELKFVEPMECEEETCGRKGPFKIMINQSLFIDAQKLQVQESPENLKGGSQPQSLDVDVEDDLAGIVKPGDRVIINGILRSHQRTTREGKSPFYDLVLHANSIEYVDQEFDELAISPEDEEEILALSNNPEIYNKVIKSIAPSIYGYEDVKEALSLQLFSGVPKHLPDGSRVRGDIHMLFVGDPGVAKSQLLRYMVKLAPRGVFASGKSASSSGLTAAAVRDDLGDGRWTLEAGALVMADMGIASIDEMDKMSSEDKSALHEAMEQQTISVAKAGIIATLKSRCALLGAANPKYGRFDRYEGIAQQISMPPALMSRFDMIFVLLDTPNEDMDSRIARHILKSHYAGELSEQRKNIMSSEITQDQVDEHMEVVKPDIDPDLLRKYVAYARRNIYPVMEDDARDHLVKFYMDLRKMGEGKDSPVPVTARQLEALVRLAEASARLRLSNVATMDDAKRTTRIVYACLKQVGVDPDTGVMDVDIIASGTTKSQRDKIKLIKEVIKTVGERHPGGKAPLEEVYAEAQAQQIDKEHAEELISKMRRTGDLLKPDKDHVKVV